From a region of the Pongo abelii isolate AG06213 chromosome 9, NHGRI_mPonAbe1-v2.0_pri, whole genome shotgun sequence genome:
- the ZDHHC13 gene encoding palmitoyltransferase ZDHHC13 isoform X2, whose product MEGPGLGSQCRNHSHGPHPPGFGRYGICAHENKELANAREALPLIEDSSNCDIVKATQYGIFERCKELVEAGYDVRQPDKENVSLLHWAAINNRLDLVKFYISKGAVVDQLGGDLNSTPLHWAIRQGHLPMVILLLQHGADPTLIDGEGFSSIHLAVLFQHMPIIAYLISKGQSVNMTDVNGQTPLMLSAHKVIGPEPTGFLLKFNPSLNVVDKIHQNTPLHWAVAAGNVNAVDKLLEAGSSLDIQNVKGETPLDMALQNKNQLIIHMLKTEAKMRANQKFRLWRWLQKCELFLLLMLSVITMWAVGYILDFNSDSWLLKGCLLVTLFFLTSLFPRFLVGYKNLVYLPTAFLLSSVFWIFMTWFILFFPDLAGAPFYFSFIFSIVAFLYFFYKTWATDPGFTKASEEEKKVNIITLAETGSLDFRTFCTSCLIRKPLRSLHCHVCNSCVARYDQHCLWTGRCIGFGNHHYYIFFLFFLSMVCGWIIYGSFIYWSSHCATTFKEDGLWTYLNQIVACSPWVLYILMLATFHFSWSTFLLLNQLFQIAFLGLTSHERISLQKQSKHMKQTLSLRKTPYNLGFMQNLADFFQCGCFGLVKPCVVDWTSQYTVVFHPAREKVLRSV is encoded by the exons atACGGGATTTTTGAGCGATGTAAAGAGTTGGTAGAAGCAGGATATGATGTCAGGcaaccagataaagaaaatgtgtcgcTTCTTCATTGGGCTGCTATTAACAACAGACTGGATCTTGTAAA gttttatatttcaaaaggtGCTGTTGTAGATCAGTTGGGTGGAGATTTAAATTCAACTCCTCTTCACTGGGCCATCCG ACAAGGACATTTACCTATGGTCATATTATTACTCCAGCATGGTGCAGACCCCACTCTCATTGATGGAGAGGGATTCAGCAGCATCCACTTGGCAGTATTGTTTCAACACATGCCTATTATAGCATATCTCATCTCAAAGGGACAG AGTGTGAATATGACAGATGTAAATGGGCAGACACCTCTCATGTTATCAGCTCACAAAGTAATTGG GCCAGAACCAACTGgatttcttttaaagtttaatcCTTCTCTCAATGTGGTTGATAAAATACACCAAAACACTCCACTTCACTGGGCAGTTGCAGCAGGAAATGTTAATGCAGTTGATAAGCTTTTGGAAGCTGGTTCTAGCCTGGATATCCAGAATGTTAAG GGAGAAACACCTCTTGATATggctctacaaaacaaaaatcagctcaTTATTCATATGCTAAAAACAGAAGCCAAAATGAGAGCCAACCAAAAGTTCAGACTTTGGAGGTGGCTGCAGAAATGCGAG CTCTTCCTGCTGCTGATGCTTTCTGTGATTACCATGTGGGCTGTTGGATACATATTGGACTTCAATTCAGATTCTTGGCTTTTAAAAGGATGTCTTCTAGTAACATTGTTTTTTCTGACATCTTTGTTTCCAAG gttcTTGGTTGGGTATAAGAACCTTGTATACTTACCAACAGCCTTTCTGCTAAGTTCCGTTTTTTGGATATTTATGACTTGGTTCATCTTATTTTTTCCTGAT TTAGCAGGAGCCCCTTTctatttcagtttcattttcagCATAGTAGCCTTTCTATACTTTTTCTATAAGACTTGGGCAACTGATCCAGGTTTCACTAAGGcttctgaagaagaaaagaaagtg AATATCATCACCCTTGCAGAAACTGGCTCTCTGGACTTCAGAACATTTTGTACATCATGTCTT ATAAGGAAGCCATTAAGGTCACTCCATTGCCATGTATGCAACTCCTGTGTAGCTCGATATGATCAACACTGCCTGTGGACTGGACGGTGCATAG gttTTGGCAACCATCACTATTACATAttcttcttgtttttcctttctatggTATGTGGCTGGATTATATATGGATCTTTCATCT ATTGGTCCAGTCATTGTGCCACAACATTCAAAGAAGATGGATTATGGACTTACCTCAATCAGATTGTGGCCTGTTCCCCTTGGGTTTTATATATCTTGATGCTAGcaactttccatttctcatggtcaacatttttattattgaatcaACTCTTTCag ATTGCCTTTCTGGGCCTGACCTCCCATGAGAGAATCAGCCTGCAGAAGCAGAGCAAGCATATGAAACAGACGTTGTCCCTCAGGAAGACACCATACAA tcTTGGATTCATGCAGAACCTGGCAGATTTTTTTCAGTGTGGCTGCTTTGGCTTGGTGAAGCCCTGTGTGGTAGATTGGACATCACAGTACACCGTGGTCTTTCACCCAGCCAGGGAGAAGGTTCTTCGCTCAGTATGA
- the ZDHHC13 gene encoding palmitoyltransferase ZDHHC13 isoform X3, giving the protein MVILLLQHGADPTLIDGEGFSSIHLAVLFQHMPIIAYLISKGQSVNMTDVNGQTPLMLSAHKVIGPEPTGFLLKFNPSLNVVDKIHQNTPLHWAVAAGNVNAVDKLLEAGSSLDIQNVKGETPLDMALQNKNQLIIHMLKTEAKMRANQKFRLWRWLQKCELFLLLMLSVITMWAVGYILDFNSDSWLLKGCLLVTLFFLTSLFPRFLVGYKNLVYLPTAFLLSSVFWIFMTWFILFFPDLAGAPFYFSFIFSIVAFLYFFYKTWATDPGFTKASEEEKKVNIITLAETGSLDFRTFCTSCLIRKPLRSLHCHVCNSCVARYDQHCLWTGRCIGFGNHHYYIFFLFFLSMVCGWIIYGSFIYWSSHCATTFKEDGLWTYLNQIVACSPWVLYILMLATFHFSWSTFLLLNQLFQIAFLGLTSHERISLQKQSKHMKQTLSLRKTPYNLGFMQNLADFFQCGCFGLVKPCVVDWTSQYTVVFHPAREKVLRSV; this is encoded by the exons ATGGTCATATTATTACTCCAGCATGGTGCAGACCCCACTCTCATTGATGGAGAGGGATTCAGCAGCATCCACTTGGCAGTATTGTTTCAACACATGCCTATTATAGCATATCTCATCTCAAAGGGACAG AGTGTGAATATGACAGATGTAAATGGGCAGACACCTCTCATGTTATCAGCTCACAAAGTAATTGG GCCAGAACCAACTGgatttcttttaaagtttaatcCTTCTCTCAATGTGGTTGATAAAATACACCAAAACACTCCACTTCACTGGGCAGTTGCAGCAGGAAATGTTAATGCAGTTGATAAGCTTTTGGAAGCTGGTTCTAGCCTGGATATCCAGAATGTTAAG GGAGAAACACCTCTTGATATggctctacaaaacaaaaatcagctcaTTATTCATATGCTAAAAACAGAAGCCAAAATGAGAGCCAACCAAAAGTTCAGACTTTGGAGGTGGCTGCAGAAATGCGAG CTCTTCCTGCTGCTGATGCTTTCTGTGATTACCATGTGGGCTGTTGGATACATATTGGACTTCAATTCAGATTCTTGGCTTTTAAAAGGATGTCTTCTAGTAACATTGTTTTTTCTGACATCTTTGTTTCCAAG gttcTTGGTTGGGTATAAGAACCTTGTATACTTACCAACAGCCTTTCTGCTAAGTTCCGTTTTTTGGATATTTATGACTTGGTTCATCTTATTTTTTCCTGAT TTAGCAGGAGCCCCTTTctatttcagtttcattttcagCATAGTAGCCTTTCTATACTTTTTCTATAAGACTTGGGCAACTGATCCAGGTTTCACTAAGGcttctgaagaagaaaagaaagtg AATATCATCACCCTTGCAGAAACTGGCTCTCTGGACTTCAGAACATTTTGTACATCATGTCTT ATAAGGAAGCCATTAAGGTCACTCCATTGCCATGTATGCAACTCCTGTGTAGCTCGATATGATCAACACTGCCTGTGGACTGGACGGTGCATAG gttTTGGCAACCATCACTATTACATAttcttcttgtttttcctttctatggTATGTGGCTGGATTATATATGGATCTTTCATCT ATTGGTCCAGTCATTGTGCCACAACATTCAAAGAAGATGGATTATGGACTTACCTCAATCAGATTGTGGCCTGTTCCCCTTGGGTTTTATATATCTTGATGCTAGcaactttccatttctcatggtcaacatttttattattgaatcaACTCTTTCag ATTGCCTTTCTGGGCCTGACCTCCCATGAGAGAATCAGCCTGCAGAAGCAGAGCAAGCATATGAAACAGACGTTGTCCCTCAGGAAGACACCATACAA tcTTGGATTCATGCAGAACCTGGCAGATTTTTTTCAGTGTGGCTGCTTTGGCTTGGTGAAGCCCTGTGTGGTAGATTGGACATCACAGTACACCGTGGTCTTTCACCCAGCCAGGGAGAAGGTTCTTCGCTCAGTATGA
- the ZDHHC13 gene encoding palmitoyltransferase ZDHHC13, giving the protein MEGPGLGSQCRNHSHGPHPPGFGRYGICAHENKELANAREALPLIEDSSNCDIVKATQYGIFERCKELVEAGYDVRQPDKENVSLLHWAAINNRLDLVKFYISKGAVVDQLGGDLNSTPLHWAIRQGHLPMVILLLQHGADPTLIDGEGFSSIHLAVLFQHMPIIAYLISKGQSVNMTDVNGQTPLMLSAHKVIGPEPTGFLLKFNPSLNVVDKIHQNTPLHWAVAAGNVNAVDKLLEAGSSLDIQNVKGETPLDMALQNKNQLIIHMLKTEAKMRANQKFRLWRWLQKCELFLLLMLSVITMWAVGYILDFNSDSWLLKGCLLVTLFFLTSLFPRFLVGYKNLVYLPTAFLLSSVFWIFMTWFILFFPDLAGAPFYFSFIFSIVAFLYFFYKTWATDPGFTKASEEEKKVNIITLAETGSLDFRTFCTSCLIRKPLRSLHCHVCNSCVARYDQHCLWTGRCIGFGNHHYYIFFLFFLSMVCGWIIYGSFIYWSSHCATTFKEDGLWTYLNQIVACSPWVLYILMLATFHFSWSTFLLLNQLFQIAFLGLTSHERISLQKQSKHMKQTLSLRKTPYNLGFMQNLADFFQCGCFGLVKPCVVDWTSQYTVVFHPAREKVLRSV; this is encoded by the exons atACGGGATTTTTGAGCGATGTAAAGAGTTGGTAGAAGCAGGATATGATGTCAGGcaaccagataaagaaaatgtgtcgcTTCTTCATTGGGCTGCTATTAACAACAGACTGGATCTTGTAAA gttttatatttcaaaaggtGCTGTTGTAGATCAGTTGGGTGGAGATTTAAATTCAACTCCTCTTCACTGGGCCATCCG ACAAGGACATTTACCTATGGTCATATTATTACTCCAGCATGGTGCAGACCCCACTCTCATTGATGGAGAGGGATTCAGCAGCATCCACTTGGCAGTATTGTTTCAACACATGCCTATTATAGCATATCTCATCTCAAAGGGACAG AGTGTGAATATGACAGATGTAAATGGGCAGACACCTCTCATGTTATCAGCTCACAAAGTAATTGG GCCAGAACCAACTGgatttcttttaaagtttaatcCTTCTCTCAATGTGGTTGATAAAATACACCAAAACACTCCACTTCACTGGGCAGTTGCAGCAGGAAATGTTAATGCAGTTGATAAGCTTTTGGAAGCTGGTTCTAGCCTGGATATCCAGAATGTTAAG GGAGAAACACCTCTTGATATggctctacaaaacaaaaatcagctcaTTATTCATATGCTAAAAACAGAAGCCAAAATGAGAGCCAACCAAAAGTTCAGACTTTGGAGGTGGCTGCAGAAATGCGAG CTCTTCCTGCTGCTGATGCTTTCTGTGATTACCATGTGGGCTGTTGGATACATATTGGACTTCAATTCAGATTCTTGGCTTTTAAAAGGATGTCTTCTAGTAACATTGTTTTTTCTGACATCTTTGTTTCCAAG gttcTTGGTTGGGTATAAGAACCTTGTATACTTACCAACAGCCTTTCTGCTAAGTTCCGTTTTTTGGATATTTATGACTTGGTTCATCTTATTTTTTCCTG ATTTAGCAGGAGCCCCTTTctatttcagtttcattttcagCATAGTAGCCTTTCTATACTTTTTCTATAAGACTTGGGCAACTGATCCAGGTTTCACTAAGGcttctgaagaagaaaagaaagtg AATATCATCACCCTTGCAGAAACTGGCTCTCTGGACTTCAGAACATTTTGTACATCATGTCTT ATAAGGAAGCCATTAAGGTCACTCCATTGCCATGTATGCAACTCCTGTGTAGCTCGATATGATCAACACTGCCTGTGGACTGGACGGTGCATAG gttTTGGCAACCATCACTATTACATAttcttcttgtttttcctttctatggTATGTGGCTGGATTATATATGGATCTTTCATCT ATTGGTCCAGTCATTGTGCCACAACATTCAAAGAAGATGGATTATGGACTTACCTCAATCAGATTGTGGCCTGTTCCCCTTGGGTTTTATATATCTTGATGCTAGcaactttccatttctcatggtcaacatttttattattgaatcaACTCTTTCag ATTGCCTTTCTGGGCCTGACCTCCCATGAGAGAATCAGCCTGCAGAAGCAGAGCAAGCATATGAAACAGACGTTGTCCCTCAGGAAGACACCATACAA tcTTGGATTCATGCAGAACCTGGCAGATTTTTTTCAGTGTGGCTGCTTTGGCTTGGTGAAGCCCTGTGTGGTAGATTGGACATCACAGTACACCGTGGTCTTTCACCCAGCCAGGGAGAAGGTTCTTCGCTCAGTATGA